A window of Polaromonas hydrogenivorans contains these coding sequences:
- a CDS encoding 3-hydroxybenzoate 6-monooxygenase gives MRDNPADLPVLVAGGGIGGLAAALALVRRGFSVKVLEQAPEIGEIGAGIQLGPNAFHAFDALGIGEKARGRAVYTDEMVMHDAIDGSLVGRIPTGEAFRQRFGNPYAVIHRVDVHLSLLEGAQETGKVEFLTSTRVERIEQDEGSVTVYDQHGNAHKGIALIGADGVKSVVREQFVGDAARVTGHVVYRAVVDKKDFPESLQWNAASIWVGPNCHLVHYPLRGGEQYNVVVTFHSRQPEQWGVTEGSKEEVQSYFQGICPQARQLIDLPKTWKRWATADREPIGQWSFGRVTLLGDAAHPTTQYMAQGACMAMEDGVTLGEALRVNNNDFPKAFELYQRSRVARTARIVLSSREMGRIYHAQGVERLVRNDLWKGRTPERFYDAMEWLYGWNVGNCLAKD, from the coding sequence ATGAGAGACAACCCTGCAGATTTGCCCGTCCTGGTTGCCGGCGGCGGCATTGGCGGCCTGGCCGCAGCGCTGGCACTGGTGCGGCGCGGCTTTTCCGTCAAGGTGCTGGAGCAGGCGCCCGAGATCGGCGAGATCGGCGCGGGCATCCAGCTCGGCCCCAATGCCTTTCACGCCTTCGACGCGCTGGGAATCGGTGAAAAGGCCCGTGGCCGTGCGGTCTATACCGACGAGATGGTGATGCATGACGCAATCGACGGCTCCCTGGTGGGCCGCATCCCGACCGGCGAGGCCTTCCGCCAGCGCTTTGGCAACCCCTACGCGGTGATCCACCGCGTCGATGTGCATCTGTCCTTGCTCGAAGGCGCGCAGGAAACCGGCAAGGTCGAATTCCTGACCTCGACCCGGGTCGAGCGCATCGAGCAGGACGAGGGCAGCGTCACCGTTTATGACCAGCACGGCAACGCCCACAAGGGCATTGCGCTGATCGGCGCCGACGGCGTGAAGTCGGTGGTGCGCGAGCAGTTCGTGGGCGATGCGGCCCGCGTGACCGGCCATGTGGTTTACCGCGCCGTGGTGGACAAGAAAGACTTTCCCGAGAGCCTGCAATGGAACGCCGCCAGCATCTGGGTCGGCCCGAACTGCCACCTGGTGCACTACCCGCTGCGCGGCGGCGAGCAATACAACGTGGTGGTGACCTTTCACAGCCGCCAGCCCGAACAATGGGGCGTCACCGAGGGCAGCAAGGAAGAAGTGCAAAGCTACTTCCAGGGCATCTGCCCGCAGGCGCGCCAACTGATCGACCTGCCCAAGACCTGGAAGCGCTGGGCCACGGCCGACCGCGAACCGATTGGCCAGTGGTCTTTCGGCCGCGTCACGCTGCTGGGCGACGCCGCCCATCCGACCACGCAGTACATGGCGCAGGGCGCCTGCATGGCGATGGAAGACGGTGTCACGCTGGGCGAGGCGCTGCGCGTCAACAACAACGATTTTCCCAAGGCGTTCGAGCTGTACCAGCGCTCGCGGGTCGCCCGCACCGCCCGCATCGTGCTGTCGAGCCGCGAGATGGGACGCATCTACCACGCCCAGGGCGTTGAACGCCTGGTGCGCAACGACCTGTGGAAGGGCCGCACGCCCGAGCGCTTCTATGACGCCATGGAATGGCTGTACGGCTGGAACGTCGGCAACTGCCTGGCCAAAGACTGA
- a CDS encoding MarR family winged helix-turn-helix transcriptional regulator, with product MEKLHNKTIHIDQMPGHAIRRLHQISVGIAHQEAQALSITPVQYAILQSVHNHPNTDQRTLANLVSLDTSTTAGVVDRLEARGLLTRNASPDDRRVRLLTLTPAGEQLLAEAIPRMERVQELILAPLTPSQRIDFMELLNKLVSTNNELSRAAHSDARKLA from the coding sequence ATGGAAAAACTACACAACAAGACAATTCACATTGACCAGATGCCTGGACACGCCATTCGGCGGCTGCACCAGATTTCGGTAGGCATCGCGCACCAGGAAGCGCAAGCGCTGAGCATCACGCCGGTGCAGTACGCCATCCTCCAGTCGGTGCACAACCACCCGAACACCGACCAGCGCACGCTCGCGAACCTGGTTTCACTGGACACTTCCACAACGGCGGGCGTGGTGGATCGGCTGGAGGCGCGTGGTCTGCTCACGCGCAATGCCTCGCCCGATGACCGGCGCGTGCGCTTGCTCACCCTGACCCCGGCGGGCGAGCAATTGCTGGCCGAAGCGATCCCGCGCATGGAAAGGGTCCAGGAGCTGATTCTGGCGCCGCTGACACCCAGTCAGCGCATAGACTTCATGGAACTGCTGAACAAGCTGGTGAGCACGAACAACGAACTCAGCCGCGCGGCGCACAGCGACGCCAGAAAACTGGCATAG
- the pbpC gene encoding penicillin-binding protein 1C, translated as MFLKRLRQDAGLRVFTLLLIAACAQPACANTTFDQIKRDFRPSDTLVLDRDGEIIQRVRLDASVRRGQWVALADISPALRTALVLSEDKRFYEHSGVDWRAVSSAAWGNLWNTKTRGASTLSMQLAGLLDADLRAGAQGRSLGQKIGQTVSSQLLEARWRKDQILEAYLNLVPFRGELVGIDALSRTLFGKAAHGLDEREAAVASALVRAPNAKAAQVAQRACAVMKLMQPGAKIDCDGLDLFATGALQRRAFEASEGIAPHLARRLLVHKPGNQTIYSTLRAPLQRFAVQTLAQHLRELRGRHIEDGAAVVLDNASGEVLAWVGSSGMLSAAAEVDGVLALRQPGSTLKPFLYAQAIAERRITAASLLEDSSSQIQTAGGLYIPQNYDRQFKGLVSSRTALGASLNVPAVRTLVMVSPDAFARQLRAVGLPLKESGDYYGYSLALGSAEVSLLSLTNAYRTLANGGRFSEVRFGAGAAVRFLPALDPRAAFITADILADPLARARTFGTDSILATRFWTAVKTGTSKDMRDNWALGYSSRYTVGVWVGNASGAPMWDVSGTSGAAPVWAALMKQLHQTEPSRAPTPPPGVVQTRAEFGNQLEAARSEWFIRGTEQAFFAIDSGSAGALPSSAKGLKSLKTPALQAAAQPRITAPASGTIIALDPDIPPAHQRLAFSAEGQSLRWLMDGKVFAKGNTAQWLPWPGRHVVRIVGKHGEVLDEVRLEVRGAGVKAAQAGPMGKR; from the coding sequence TGCTGGACCGTGATGGCGAAATCATCCAGCGCGTGCGCCTGGACGCCAGCGTGCGGCGCGGCCAATGGGTGGCGCTGGCCGACATCTCGCCGGCCCTGCGCACGGCGCTGGTGCTCAGCGAGGACAAGCGCTTTTACGAGCACAGCGGCGTGGACTGGCGCGCCGTGTCCAGCGCCGCCTGGGGCAATCTGTGGAACACCAAAACCCGTGGCGCGTCCACGCTCAGCATGCAGCTGGCCGGCTTGCTCGACGCGGATTTGCGGGCCGGCGCCCAAGGCCGCAGCCTGGGCCAGAAAATCGGCCAGACGGTTTCCAGCCAGCTGCTGGAAGCGCGCTGGCGCAAGGACCAGATCCTGGAGGCTTACCTCAACCTGGTGCCGTTTCGCGGCGAGCTGGTCGGCATCGACGCGCTCAGCCGCACCCTGTTCGGCAAGGCAGCGCACGGGCTGGACGAGCGCGAAGCCGCCGTCGCTAGCGCGCTGGTGCGGGCGCCGAATGCCAAAGCCGCGCAGGTCGCCCAGCGCGCCTGCGCGGTGATGAAACTGATGCAGCCGGGCGCGAAGATCGACTGCGACGGGCTGGACCTGTTCGCCACGGGCGCGCTGCAGCGCCGGGCCTTCGAGGCCAGCGAAGGGATTGCGCCGCACCTGGCGCGCCGGCTTTTGGTGCACAAGCCCGGCAACCAGACGATTTATTCCACCCTGCGCGCCCCGCTCCAGCGCTTCGCCGTGCAAACCCTTGCTCAGCACCTGCGCGAACTGCGCGGCCGCCACATCGAGGACGGCGCCGCCGTCGTGCTCGACAACGCCAGCGGCGAGGTGCTGGCCTGGGTCGGCTCCTCGGGCATGCTCAGCGCCGCCGCCGAGGTGGACGGCGTGCTGGCGCTGCGCCAGCCCGGCTCGACCCTCAAGCCTTTCCTGTATGCGCAGGCGATTGCCGAGCGGCGCATCACCGCCGCCTCGCTGCTCGAAGATTCGTCGTCGCAAATCCAGACGGCGGGTGGCCTCTATATTCCGCAAAACTACGACCGCCAGTTCAAGGGCCTGGTGTCCAGCCGCACCGCGCTGGGCGCCTCGCTCAACGTGCCGGCCGTTCGCACGCTGGTGATGGTCTCGCCCGACGCGTTTGCCCGGCAGCTGCGCGCGGTCGGCCTGCCGCTGAAGGAATCGGGCGACTACTACGGCTACAGCCTGGCGCTGGGCAGCGCCGAGGTGTCGCTGCTGTCGCTGACGAATGCCTACCGCACGCTGGCCAACGGCGGGCGCTTCAGCGAGGTCAGATTCGGGGCGGGGGCGGCTGTCCGCTTCCTGCCCGCCCTGGACCCGCGCGCCGCCTTCATCACCGCCGACATCCTGGCCGACCCGCTGGCGCGCGCCCGCACCTTCGGCACCGACAGCATCCTGGCCACGCGTTTCTGGACGGCGGTGAAAACCGGCACCAGCAAGGACATGCGCGACAACTGGGCGCTGGGTTATTCAAGCCGCTACACCGTCGGCGTGTGGGTCGGCAATGCCAGCGGCGCGCCGATGTGGGACGTGAGCGGCACCAGCGGCGCGGCGCCCGTCTGGGCGGCGCTGATGAAGCAGTTGCACCAGACCGAACCAAGCCGCGCGCCCACCCCGCCGCCAGGCGTGGTGCAAACCCGCGCGGAGTTTGGCAACCAGCTTGAAGCGGCGCGCAGCGAGTGGTTCATCCGGGGCACCGAGCAGGCTTTTTTTGCTATTGATTCAGGATCTGCAGGCGCCCTTCCATCAAGCGCAAAAGGCCTTAAAAGCTTAAAAACTCCAGCCTTGCAAGCCGCTGCGCAGCCGCGCATCACCGCCCCGGCTTCGGGCACCATCATTGCGCTGGACCCGGACATTCCACCGGCGCACCAGCGCCTGGCGTTCAGCGCCGAAGGACAAAGCCTGCGCTGGCTGATGGACGGCAAGGTGTTCGCCAAGGGCAACACCGCGCAGTGGCTGCCGTGGCCGGGGCGGCATGTGGTGCGGATTGTCGGGAAGCACGGGGAAGTGCTCGATGAGGTTCGGCTGGAGGTGCGCGGGGCGGGGGTGAAGGCAGCGCAGGCCGGGCCAATGGGGAAGCGCTGA